A single region of the Brachypodium distachyon strain Bd21 chromosome 3, Brachypodium_distachyon_v3.0, whole genome shotgun sequence genome encodes:
- the LOC100831263 gene encoding glutamyl-tRNA reductase-binding protein, chloroplastic has translation MPSLTSPSLLSSPLPSRATLVSNKPSLRPSPLAVSAARRGLRLVAAAAAAPASAPPVPAQRAQPSAAEVARTVAELAPSGTLSVVGADGWPLGVGARFVADAAGAPALCLATAGVVGPDARSSFHVEFRQSGARTPQCTFLGVLTKPSDEYELKKLSTRWERKFGEEIDEDRLYLISVDRILHMEDFTEDRVWVVPSEYSDAEPDPLRNFAESIVEEMNSEHAEDVHRIYNIYTESDIQAMDVKMIWVDRLGFDLHVRSEEGIFAVRIPFSRQVSDEKAVKSSFNMMSHHAWEVEKSYAAPEFEKVHFLKKVR, from the exons ATGCCGTCGTTGACATCTCcttccctcctctcctccccgctTCCCTCCCGCGCCACCCTCGTCTCCAACAAGCCGTCCCTACGGCCTTCGCCGCTCGCCGtctcggcggcgaggcggggaCTCCGGTTGGtggcggctgccgcggcggcaccggcctccgccccgccggtgccggcacAGCGGGCCCAGCcttcggcggcggaggtggcccGGACGGTGGCGGAGCTCGCGCCTTCCGGGACGCTCTCCGTCGTGGGAGCCGACGGCTGGCCGCTCGGCGTCGGCGCTCGCTTTGTCGCGGACGCTGCCGGCGCGCCCGCGCTTTGCCTTGCCACGGCGGGGGTCGTCGGACCGGATGCACGGTCCAGCTTCCACGTCGAG TTTCGGCAAAGTGGAGCCAGGACACCACAATGCACTTTTCTTGGTGTCTTGACTAAACCTAGTGATGAATATGAGTTGAAG AAGCTTTCTACTAGGTGGGAAAGGAAATTTGGGGAGGAGATAGATGAAGATCGTTTGTATTTAATATCTGTAGACCGGATCTTGCACATGGAAGATTTCACTGAG GACCGCGTGTGGGTTGTCCCGTCAGAATACAGTGATGCTGAACCTGACCCTCTTCGAAATTTTGCTGAAAGCATTGTCGAGGAAATGAACAGTGAACATGCTGAAGATGTTCATAGGATATACAACATTTACACTGAATCGGATATTCAG GCGATGGATGTGAAGATGATTTGGGTAGACAGGCTGGGTTTTGACTTGCACGTTCGTTCTGAGGAAGGCATCTTCGCTGTTCGGATCCCTTTCTCGAGGCAGGTCTCTGATGAGAAGGCGGTGAAATCATCGTTCAACATGATGTCTCATCATGCGTGGGAGGTAGAGAAGAGTTATGCCGCCCCAGAGTTTGAGAAGGTACACTTCTTGAAGAAGGTCAGATAG
- the LOC100831568 gene encoding uncharacterized protein LOC100831568, whose translation MAAAAAAATRPGFFTFLKHGVLLPARHGSLFLPLLALTAALAAALLLGNALAVQPLAAAALLDADAISRADPASAAYPALVEALKRDLRWLLLDAGACLLAAVVLGSAIKIATVFAAVAAFSSATESQRPTVSGVISSARGHIRGAVLTVAFGYVLELACAAAIAALALLMVYLLEYSLLLLFLDALLVLLVSLFLVYLSVVCAAAVVASAAEQPGVSGAAAVSRAWRLMQGKGAQAAVYVVATCALGVAVSPVYTLVLRWWPRGAAGGVAAGVAYVALLGAVEVFSVAAVTAYYFECRESKEEEEMMRLRYSKLPNGDEANI comes from the coding sequence atggcagcagcagcggcggccgcgaccCGGCCGGGCTTCTTCACCTTCCTGAAGCACGGGGTCCTCCTCCCGGCTCGCCACGGGTCCCTCTTCCTGCCGCTCCTGGCACTCACGGCCGccctcgcggcggcgctgctcctcggcaaCGCCCTCGCCGTGCAGCCcctggccgcggccgcgctcctcgacgccgacgccaTCAGCCGCGCCGACCCGGCCAGCGCCGCCTACCCGGCCCTCGTCGAAGCCCTCAAGCGCGACCTCAGGTggctcctcctcgacgccggcgcgtgcctcctcgccgccgtggtCCTCGGGTCCGCCATCAAGATCGCCACCGtcttcgccgccgtcgctgctTTCTCCTCCGCCACGGAATCCCAGCGCCCCACCGTGTCCGGAGTCATCAGCAGCGCCAGGGGACACATCCGGGGCGCCGTCCTGACCGTCGCCTTCGGGTACGTCCTCGAgctcgcctgcgccgccgccatcgcggcACTAGCTCTGCTCATGGTCTACCTCCTCGAGTactccctgctgctgctcttcctcGACGCGCTGCTCGTGCTCCTCGTCTCGCTCTtcctcgtctacctctccgtCGTCTGcgccgcggccgtcgtcgCCTCGGCCGCGGAGCAGCCCGGGGTCAgcggcgcggccgccgtgTCGCGCGCGTGGCGGCTGATGCAGGGGAAGGGCGCGCAGGCGGCGGTCTACGTGGTGGCCACGTGCGCGCTCGGCGTCGCCGTGTCGCCGGTGTACACGCTGGTGCTGAGGTGGTGgccgcgcggcgcggcgggcggggtggccgccggcgtcgcgtACGTGGCCCTGCTCGGCGCCGTCGAGGTGTTCTCTGTCGCTGCTGTCACGGCGTACTACTTCGAGTGCAGGGagagcaaggaagaagaggagatgaTGAGGCTCAGATACTCCAAGCTGCCCAATGGAGATGAGGCTAATATTTGA